Proteins from a single region of Hyphomicrobiales bacterium:
- a CDS encoding ion transporter: MADSENNEDGDSVGGLRGALRALYYGSDTKARVFRFLLLGFDLVTVAFFIVSSMMEPNASIHVVDLPIAGILMIDFVARAIVANRPLRFFFRFSSLVDLVVIFSLIAPLLLDNLAFLRVVRMLRLMRSYHVLHELRKISAFFRRNEEIIQSSINLFVFVFVTTAIVYVVEARRNPDINNYFDALYFTVATLTTTGFGDITMEDTLGRTVAVVIMVFGVALFLRLVQTIFRPHKVNYACPQCGLNRHDPDSVHCKHCGTVLNIPTEGEW; encoded by the coding sequence ATGGCCGACAGCGAAAACAACGAGGATGGTGACAGCGTCGGCGGACTGCGCGGGGCGCTGCGCGCGCTATACTACGGCTCCGACACCAAAGCACGCGTTTTTCGGTTTCTGCTGCTTGGCTTCGATCTGGTGACCGTCGCCTTCTTCATCGTGTCGTCGATGATGGAGCCGAATGCCTCGATCCATGTGGTCGATCTGCCGATCGCCGGTATCCTGATGATCGACTTCGTCGCCCGTGCGATCGTTGCGAACCGTCCGCTCCGCTTCTTCTTCCGGTTTTCCTCGCTGGTCGATCTTGTCGTGATCTTCTCGCTGATCGCGCCGCTTCTGCTCGATAACCTCGCCTTCCTGCGCGTGGTGCGGATGCTGCGCCTGATGCGCTCCTATCACGTGCTGCACGAACTGCGGAAGATTTCCGCGTTCTTCCGCCGCAACGAAGAGATCATCCAGTCGTCGATCAATCTGTTTGTCTTCGTGTTCGTGACAACGGCCATCGTCTACGTCGTCGAAGCGCGTCGGAACCCCGATATCAACAACTATTTCGATGCGCTCTATTTCACCGTGGCGACGCTGACGACCACCGGATTCGGCGATATCACCATGGAGGATACGCTCGGACGCACGGTCGCGGTGGTCATCATGGTGTTCGGCGTGGCGCTGTTTCTGCGGCTCGTCCAGACGATTTTCCGGCCGCACAAGGTCAATTACGCCTGTCCGCAATGCGGCTTGAACCGGCACGATCCGGATTCCGTCCACTGCAAGCATTGCGGAACGGTGCTGAATATCCCGACCGAGGGTGAGTGGTAG
- a CDS encoding tripartite tricarboxylate transporter TctA, with product MDTLSYLADGFAIALTWQNIGLALLGCFLGTIMGALPGLGPSNGVAILIPLAFTLGLPATPALILLTSVYYGAMYGGRISSILLNIPGDEPALMTTLDGYPMARAGKAGEALALSGIASFVGAFFATWGLVLLAPQLVKVALLFGPAEYFALFTLAFATLGGIASKNQAKAAIAAAIGLGIAMIGVDHQTGVPRLTFNEIHLYDGIDFLVAIVGLFALSEVFLFLEHKGNGDFDASKAKLGRITAPWSMIRHSLGSMARGTGLGFIAGVLPGAGASLGSFIAYTFEKRLKNKNNTFGNGDPRGVAAPEAGNNAASGGALVPMLALGVPGSGTTAVLLAMLMALNITPGPLLFTQKPDVVWGLIAALFIGNLMLLAMNVPMVGLFVRVLQVPSKYLMPAVAMISFVGIYGISGSTFDLLVMIAFGVLGYVLRKLDVPLVPIILGVLLGNEMEKNLRRALTISDGDWSILWGSWLAIGIWVFAIAGFLAPLVVGRFFRVKTINDRAEERADTD from the coding sequence ATGGACACCCTCAGCTACCTGGCCGACGGCTTCGCCATCGCCCTCACCTGGCAGAATATCGGGCTCGCCCTGCTCGGCTGCTTCCTTGGCACCATCATGGGCGCTCTGCCCGGTCTCGGCCCATCGAACGGCGTCGCGATCCTGATCCCGCTTGCCTTTACGCTCGGCCTGCCGGCGACGCCCGCCCTGATCCTGCTGACCTCGGTCTACTACGGCGCCATGTATGGCGGCCGCATCTCGTCGATCCTGTTGAACATCCCCGGCGACGAACCGGCGCTGATGACCACGCTCGACGGCTACCCGATGGCGCGCGCCGGCAAGGCAGGCGAAGCGCTCGCCCTGTCCGGCATCGCCTCCTTCGTCGGCGCCTTCTTCGCCACCTGGGGGCTGGTCCTGCTCGCGCCGCAGCTGGTCAAGGTCGCGCTGCTGTTCGGTCCGGCGGAGTATTTCGCCCTCTTCACGCTGGCCTTTGCCACGCTCGGCGGCATCGCCTCCAAGAACCAGGCGAAAGCTGCCATTGCAGCCGCCATCGGGCTCGGCATCGCCATGATCGGCGTCGACCACCAGACCGGCGTGCCGCGCCTGACCTTTAACGAGATCCACCTTTACGACGGCATCGACTTCCTCGTCGCGATCGTCGGCCTGTTCGCATTGTCGGAAGTGTTCCTGTTCCTCGAACACAAGGGCAATGGCGACTTCGACGCCAGCAAAGCAAAGCTCGGCCGCATCACGGCGCCCTGGTCGATGATCCGGCATTCGCTCGGCTCGATGGCGCGCGGAACCGGCCTCGGCTTTATCGCCGGCGTGTTGCCGGGCGCCGGCGCGTCGCTCGGCTCGTTCATCGCCTATACGTTCGAAAAGCGACTGAAGAACAAGAACAACACCTTCGGAAACGGCGATCCGCGTGGCGTCGCCGCCCCCGAGGCTGGCAACAACGCGGCCTCCGGCGGCGCGCTCGTGCCCATGCTGGCGCTCGGCGTGCCCGGATCGGGCACCACCGCCGTGCTACTCGCCATGCTGATGGCGCTGAACATCACCCCCGGCCCGCTACTCTTCACCCAGAAGCCCGACGTGGTATGGGGCCTGATCGCCGCGCTCTTCATCGGCAATCTGATGCTGCTCGCAATGAACGTGCCGATGGTCGGCCTGTTCGTCCGCGTCCTGCAGGTCCCGTCAAAATACCTCATGCCCGCCGTCGCCATGATCTCCTTCGTCGGCATCTACGGCATTTCCGGTTCGACCTTCGATCTTCTCGTCATGATCGCGTTCGGCGTGCTCGGCTATGTGCTGCGCAAGCTCGACGTGCCGCTGGTGCCGATCATCCTCGGCGTCCTGCTCGGCAACGAGATGGAGAAAAACCTGCGCCGCGCGCTGACCATCTCCGACGGCGACTGGTCGATACTTTGGGGGTCGTGGCTTGCAATCGGTATCTGGGTATTCGCCATCGCCGGCTTTCTCGCCCCGCTGGTCGTCGGCCGCTTCTTCCGCGTCAAGACGATCAACGACCGTGCCGAGGAACGCGCCGACACTGACTGA
- the rpoH gene encoding RNA polymerase sigma factor RpoH has protein sequence MARTSLPAIAAGENGLQRYLTEIRRFPMLEPQEEYMLAKRYLEHDDSSAAHKLVTSHLRLVAKIAMGYRGYGLPIGEVISEGNVGLMQAVKRFDPERGFRLATYAMWWIKAAIQEYILRSWSLVKMGTTANQKRLFFNLRKVKGQIQALDEGDLKPDQVSEIATRLGVSEEEVISMNRRLGGDASLNAPIRQESEGGEWQDWLVDESESQEKILADQEELDIRRTMLREAMDVLNDRERRIFEARRLSEDPLTLETLSEEFGVSRERVRQIDVRAFEKVQKNMQAQAAAMNKRAVEARPSA, from the coding sequence ATGGCTCGGACTTCCCTTCCGGCGATTGCCGCCGGCGAGAATGGTTTGCAGCGCTACCTGACCGAAATCCGTCGCTTTCCCATGCTTGAGCCGCAAGAAGAATACATGCTGGCCAAGCGCTACCTCGAACATGATGACAGCAGCGCCGCCCACAAGCTGGTGACCTCGCATCTGCGTCTGGTCGCCAAGATTGCGATGGGCTATCGCGGCTACGGCCTGCCGATCGGCGAAGTCATTTCCGAGGGCAACGTCGGCCTGATGCAGGCGGTCAAGCGCTTCGATCCCGAACGCGGCTTCCGTCTCGCCACCTATGCGATGTGGTGGATCAAGGCCGCGATCCAGGAATACATCCTGCGCTCGTGGAGCCTCGTGAAGATGGGCACCACAGCCAATCAGAAGCGCCTGTTCTTCAACCTGCGAAAGGTCAAGGGCCAGATCCAGGCGCTCGACGAGGGCGACCTCAAGCCCGATCAGGTCTCGGAAATCGCCACTCGCCTCGGCGTCAGCGAGGAAGAGGTCATCTCGATGAACCGCCGCCTCGGTGGCGACGCCTCGCTCAACGCCCCGATCCGCCAGGAATCGGAAGGCGGCGAATGGCAGGACTGGCTCGTCGACGAAAGCGAAAGCCAGGAGAAGATCCTCGCCGATCAGGAAGAACTCGACATCCGCCGCACCATGCTGCGTGAGGCGATGGACGTGCTCAACGATCGCGAACGCCGCATCTTCGAGGCCCGCCGCCTGTCGGAGGACCCGCTGACGCTGGAAACCCTGTCCGAAGAGTTCGGGGTCAGCCGCGAGCGTGTCCGCCAGATCGATGTCCGCGCCTTCGAGAAGGTGCAGAAGAACATGCAGGCGCAGGCCGCCGCCATGAACAAGCGCGCCGTCGAGGCCCGCCCGTCGGCCTGA
- a CDS encoding RNA pseudouridine synthase produces the protein MTDEPRRDAESAIDVTVDADAAGMRLDAFLAANAPGFSRSRTKALIKDGHASIGGATIVEPNHRVNAGDTVRLVQPEPEDATPRGEAIPLDVAFEDDDLIVVDKPAGMVVHPAAGNWTGTLVNALIAHCGDSLSGIGGVRRPGIVHRLDKDTSGLLVIAKNDIAHRGLAEQFADHGREGPLQRLYLALVWGSPRSAKGTVDAPLDRSINNRMKRTVVTSGGKHAVTHWRVIERFTLDGESDPVASLVECRLETGRTHQIRVHMAHIGHPLVGDIDYAAGFATKARKLPDTARNAVEALGRQALHAAILGFRHPVSGEILRFESPLPADFSAILDAFHESVS, from the coding sequence ATGACGGACGAGCCTCGCCGGGACGCGGAAAGCGCAATAGACGTTACGGTTGATGCCGATGCCGCCGGCATGCGGCTCGATGCGTTTCTGGCCGCCAATGCGCCCGGTTTCAGCCGCAGCCGCACCAAGGCGCTGATCAAGGACGGCCATGCCTCGATCGGCGGCGCGACGATAGTGGAGCCCAACCACCGGGTCAATGCGGGTGACACCGTGCGCCTCGTCCAGCCCGAACCGGAGGACGCCACGCCGCGCGGCGAGGCGATCCCGCTCGACGTCGCCTTTGAGGATGACGACCTTATCGTCGTCGACAAGCCGGCCGGCATGGTGGTGCACCCGGCCGCCGGCAACTGGACGGGAACGCTGGTCAACGCGCTGATCGCCCATTGCGGCGACAGCCTGTCCGGCATCGGCGGCGTGCGCCGCCCCGGCATCGTCCACCGCCTCGACAAGGATACGAGTGGCCTTCTGGTGATTGCCAAGAACGACATCGCCCATCGCGGCCTTGCCGAACAATTCGCCGACCACGGCCGCGAGGGGCCGCTGCAGCGGCTCTATCTGGCGCTTGTCTGGGGCAGCCCGCGCAGCGCCAAAGGCACGGTCGACGCCCCGCTGGACCGCTCCATCAACAACCGCATGAAGCGCACCGTGGTGACCTCGGGCGGCAAGCACGCCGTCACCCACTGGCGCGTCATCGAACGCTTCACCCTTGATGGCGAGAGTGATCCGGTCGCCTCGCTCGTCGAATGCCGGCTCGAGACCGGCCGCACCCACCAGATCCGCGTCCACATGGCCCATATCGGCCACCCGCTGGTAGGCGACATCGATTATGCCGCGGGCTTCGCCACCAAGGCCCGCAAACTGCCCGACACGGCGCGAAATGCCGTCGAGGCACTTGGCCGGCAGGCGCTGCACGCCGCCATTCTCGGCTTTCGCCACCCGGTTTCCGGCGAAATTTTGCGCTTCGAGAGCCCGCTTCCGGCCGACTTTTCCGCGATTCTCGACGCTTTTCACGAAAGCGTCAGCTAG
- a CDS encoding tripartite tricarboxylate transporter TctB family protein has protein sequence MSDRILGVVCIVLAALYVYFASKTQISFLSDPVGPKFFPYLIGGVLALSGLYPIIRPDKKPDWPPLGGILEIVFAVAVMIAYTYALPEVGFVISTAVAAGLLSWRLGAGLFAAIIAGIGIAVSIFVIFRLILGLSLAVGPWGF, from the coding sequence ATGAGCGACCGGATTCTCGGCGTTGTCTGCATCGTACTGGCGGCGTTGTACGTCTACTTCGCCTCGAAGACGCAGATCAGCTTTCTTTCCGATCCCGTCGGACCGAAATTCTTCCCGTACCTGATCGGCGGCGTATTGGCGCTCTCGGGTCTCTACCCGATCATCCGACCCGACAAAAAACCCGACTGGCCGCCACTCGGCGGGATTCTCGAGATCGTCTTCGCCGTGGCGGTGATGATCGCCTACACCTACGCCTTGCCGGAAGTCGGCTTCGTCATCTCGACAGCCGTCGCCGCAGGACTTCTGAGCTGGCGGCTCGGCGCCGGACTGTTTGCCGCAATCATCGCCGGCATCGGCATCGCGGTCAGCATTTTCGTCATCTTCCGTCTCATCCTCGGCCTCAGCCTTGCCGTCGGACCGTGGGGATTCTGA
- a CDS encoding DUF302 domain-containing protein: MFAAQPALAESPEGIILYSVEGEFDVVAQDIEDAIINRGYVVDYVAHVGEMLNRTAEDVGATVKVYSDAEVFQFCSAVVSRKAMEADPVNIAFCPYSIFVYERADEPGMVYAGYKLLQGGNADGSQEALDAVNALLDDLVHEGTGVE; encoded by the coding sequence ATGTTCGCCGCTCAGCCGGCGCTCGCTGAATCGCCTGAAGGCATTATCCTCTACAGTGTCGAAGGCGAGTTCGATGTCGTGGCTCAGGACATCGAGGATGCCATCATCAATCGCGGCTATGTTGTCGACTACGTTGCGCATGTTGGCGAGATGCTGAACCGCACGGCCGAGGACGTCGGCGCGACCGTTAAGGTCTATTCGGACGCCGAAGTTTTTCAATTCTGCTCGGCGGTGGTGTCGCGCAAGGCGATGGAAGCCGATCCGGTGAATATCGCGTTCTGCCCCTACAGCATCTTTGTCTACGAGCGCGCCGACGAGCCGGGCATGGTCTATGCCGGCTACAAGCTGCTCCAGGGCGGCAATGCCGATGGCTCGCAAGAGGCGCTCGACGCGGTCAACGCCTTGCTCGATGACCTCGTGCACGAGGGAACCGGCGTCGAATAA
- a CDS encoding hybrid sensor histidine kinase/response regulator, which yields MGRTYRGRQSATGTAASGKTDALAKRKQRSTLARKLLLIVVAAVGSATIIMTGVSIMRETAGYMHAKRDELTAAAQVFASATAEATLQNNRFSALQSMRAIARIPNLDFARLETADGATLAAVGTAAVLERDLDLQADAEQHDFLGLLTSRRISVSAPVIKGGNEIGRLTLVASNQDLISRLIENITTILAAAAVALAIGLLIASRLRRTITSPINALVTSMNTVRDTHDYDASVALGKANDDSSREIANLIDGFNTMLSEIRTRDQRLAEHREHLEQEVAERTEDLSLAKAAAESANHAKSEFLATMSHEIRTPMNGVLVMADLLNATDLPPRPRRYAEVIAKSGRSLLAIINDILDFSKIEAGRLELEEIPVDLVDVAENVIGLFSERAASKGIDLAAVVAPNVPTRISGDPTRLGQILANLVNNALKFTEHGYVQLSVETLGSAPGSIAIKVSDTGIGIPEDKLETVFSAFSQADQSTTRRFGGTGLGLAITRRLIDAMGGEIVVTSKLGEGTTFTITLPVNALAPKDAAPALPAMTVFYAIDGSATRNSLLASLQALGCNSIGLAPDARLLPGKADLAIVDAACADSGLTPRLRNNAKAIVHLSRLGETIGDRLLAKGTVDALLHPPLARADLAGMLQRLAAGEDLEGAAHTTAENTLASFVGRRILVADDSPVNREVAIEALTRLGAEIDTAADGREAFAAVRSNDYDLVLMDGSMPNMDGFEATKAIRAWERDMERKRLPVVALTAHVVGAAAEAWRGADMDDILHKPFTLEALAACMARFIEPSAGHAPMPVDVIDEPAPAVPGPSEAATADIGEDDELPVIDPTTRARLDQMAAGGRGDFVERVFSLYREHASTTLEQLRPLSETEELEEITRLAHSLKSMSYNIGASRVADLCSGIERRSREEGRSMTAGEFAQLSTFVAEVLAAIGGAPDKAGEADDPRDMRDIA from the coding sequence ATGGGACGAACGTACCGTGGCCGCCAATCGGCGACAGGCACGGCAGCATCAGGAAAGACGGACGCGTTGGCTAAACGCAAGCAACGGAGCACCCTTGCCCGAAAACTGCTGCTGATCGTCGTCGCCGCCGTCGGCTCTGCGACCATCATCATGACCGGTGTCTCGATCATGCGCGAGACAGCCGGTTACATGCATGCCAAGCGCGACGAACTGACCGCCGCCGCCCAGGTTTTCGCCTCCGCCACTGCCGAAGCCACACTGCAGAACAACCGGTTTTCCGCCTTGCAGTCGATGCGCGCCATCGCCCGCATCCCCAATCTCGATTTTGCCCGGCTGGAAACCGCCGACGGCGCGACACTGGCGGCAGTCGGCACAGCCGCAGTGCTCGAACGTGACCTCGATCTTCAGGCCGACGCCGAACAGCACGACTTCCTCGGCCTGTTGACCAGCCGGCGCATCAGTGTGTCGGCACCGGTGATCAAGGGCGGCAACGAGATCGGCCGCCTGACACTGGTCGCCAGCAACCAGGACCTGATCAGCCGCCTGATCGAGAACATCACGACGATCCTCGCCGCCGCGGCAGTGGCGCTGGCAATCGGCCTGCTGATTGCCTCGCGCCTGCGCCGGACGATCACCTCGCCGATCAATGCGCTGGTCACCAGCATGAACACCGTCCGCGACACCCACGACTACGATGCGAGCGTTGCACTCGGCAAAGCCAACGACGACAGCAGCCGCGAAATCGCCAACCTGATCGACGGCTTCAACACCATGCTGTCGGAAATCCGCACCCGCGACCAGCGCCTTGCCGAACACCGCGAACACCTGGAACAGGAAGTCGCCGAACGCACCGAGGATCTCTCGCTCGCCAAGGCCGCCGCGGAATCGGCGAACCACGCCAAGTCCGAATTCCTCGCCACGATGAGCCACGAAATCCGCACACCGATGAACGGCGTGCTGGTGATGGCCGACCTGTTGAACGCGACCGACCTGCCGCCGCGCCCGCGCCGCTATGCCGAGGTCATCGCCAAATCGGGTCGCAGCCTGCTCGCCATCATCAACGACATCCTCGATTTCTCGAAGATCGAGGCCGGACGCCTTGAGCTGGAGGAAATCCCGGTCGATCTCGTCGATGTCGCCGAAAACGTCATTGGCCTGTTCTCCGAACGGGCAGCCTCGAAGGGCATCGATCTCGCCGCTGTCGTGGCGCCCAACGTGCCTACACGGATATCGGGCGATCCGACCCGGCTCGGCCAGATCCTCGCCAACTTGGTCAACAACGCGCTCAAGTTCACCGAACACGGCTATGTGCAGTTGAGCGTCGAAACGCTCGGCAGCGCGCCAGGCTCCATCGCCATCAAGGTCAGCGATACCGGCATCGGCATTCCCGAGGACAAACTCGAGACGGTCTTCTCCGCCTTCTCCCAGGCTGATCAATCGACCACCCGCCGTTTCGGAGGCACCGGCCTTGGGCTCGCCATCACCCGTCGGTTGATTGATGCCATGGGAGGCGAGATCGTCGTCACCAGCAAGCTCGGCGAAGGCACGACCTTCACCATCACGCTTCCGGTGAACGCACTGGCACCGAAGGACGCTGCACCCGCCCTGCCCGCCATGACCGTCTTCTACGCAATCGATGGCAGCGCGACCCGCAATTCCCTCCTTGCCAGCCTGCAGGCACTTGGCTGCAACAGCATCGGACTTGCCCCCGACGCGCGCCTGCTGCCCGGCAAGGCAGACCTTGCGATCGTCGATGCCGCCTGCGCGGATAGTGGCCTGACACCCCGCCTGCGCAACAATGCAAAGGCGATCGTTCACCTCTCCCGCCTCGGCGAAACCATCGGCGACCGCCTGCTTGCCAAAGGAACGGTGGACGCGCTTCTCCACCCGCCGCTCGCACGCGCCGACCTTGCGGGCATGCTGCAACGCCTGGCCGCCGGTGAAGACCTTGAAGGCGCCGCCCATACGACAGCCGAGAACACCCTCGCATCCTTCGTCGGTCGGCGCATTCTCGTTGCCGACGACAGCCCGGTGAACCGCGAAGTGGCGATTGAGGCCCTGACGCGGCTCGGTGCCGAGATCGACACCGCCGCCGATGGCCGCGAAGCCTTCGCAGCGGTTCGCTCGAACGACTACGATCTCGTGCTCATGGACGGCAGCATGCCGAATATGGACGGCTTCGAAGCCACCAAGGCGATCCGCGCCTGGGAGCGGGACATGGAACGCAAGCGGCTACCCGTCGTGGCGCTCACCGCCCATGTCGTCGGCGCCGCCGCGGAAGCCTGGCGCGGCGCCGATATGGACGACATCCTGCACAAGCCGTTCACGCTCGAAGCGCTCGCCGCCTGCATGGCCCGCTTCATCGAGCCGTCCGCCGGCCACGCACCGATGCCGGTGGATGTAATCGACGAGCCCGCACCAGCCGTGCCGGGTCCCTCGGAGGCCGCCACCGCCGACATCGGCGAGGACGACGAACTGCCGGTTATCGATCCGACGACCCGCGCCCGCCTCGACCAGATGGCCGCCGGCGGCCGCGGCGACTTCGTCGAACGCGTCTTCTCGCTCTATCGCGAACACGCCTCGACGACGCTGGAACAGCTCCGCCCGCTCAGCGAAACTGAGGAGCTTGAGGAAATAACTCGCCTCGCCCATTCGCTGAAGTCGATGAGCTACAATATCGGCGCCAGCCGCGTCGCCGATCTGTGTTCGGGCATCGAACGACGCTCGCGCGAAGAAGGCAGGTCGATGACCGCCGGAGAATTCGCCCAGCTCTCGACCTTCGTCGCCGAAGTCCTTGCCGCCATCGGCGGCGCGCCGGACAAAGCCGGCGAAGCAGACGACCCGCGCGACATGCGCGACATCGCCTGA
- a CDS encoding C4-dicarboxylate ABC transporter substrate-binding protein, whose protein sequence is MKRFAAACTLSLMVAAGFAMPASAFEPTNSECIAPAGAGGGWDFTCRQVGKALYDLKIVGNPVQVTNLSGGGGGVAFAEVVGKRNDDNDLIVAASSATTTRLAQGAYPGANMSQVRWVGSIGADYGVIAVAKDSPMNSLTDLMDAIKADGSKVAVAGGSAVGGWDHLKVLIATKASGIDDARAVKYVAFEGGGEAVTQLLGGHVQAFSGDISEAKGFVDSGDIKVLAVLAEDRLPGEFGAFPTAKEQGIDAIGANWRGFYAPGGMSDEAFGFWSTAIKTVYDSDEWKKVMADNGLMPLDLQGDAFTAFVKGQIEATEALSREIGILQ, encoded by the coding sequence ATGAAGAGATTTGCTGCGGCTTGCACCCTTTCCCTGATGGTGGCCGCCGGCTTTGCCATGCCGGCCTCCGCCTTCGAACCGACCAACAGCGAGTGCATCGCCCCGGCCGGTGCCGGCGGCGGTTGGGACTTCACCTGCCGCCAGGTCGGCAAGGCCCTCTACGATCTGAAGATCGTCGGCAACCCGGTGCAGGTGACCAATCTGTCGGGCGGCGGCGGCGGCGTTGCCTTCGCCGAAGTGGTCGGCAAGCGCAATGACGACAACGACCTGATCGTCGCCGCGTCCTCCGCGACCACGACCCGTCTCGCCCAGGGTGCCTATCCCGGCGCCAATATGAGCCAGGTCCGCTGGGTCGGCTCGATCGGCGCCGACTACGGCGTCATCGCGGTCGCCAAGGACTCGCCGATGAATTCGCTCACCGATCTGATGGACGCCATCAAGGCGGACGGGTCCAAGGTCGCCGTCGCCGGTGGCTCGGCGGTCGGTGGCTGGGATCACCTGAAGGTCCTGATCGCCACCAAGGCGTCCGGTATCGATGACGCCCGCGCGGTCAAATACGTCGCCTTCGAAGGCGGCGGCGAAGCCGTGACGCAGTTGCTCGGCGGCCACGTTCAGGCTTTCTCCGGCGACATTTCCGAGGCCAAGGGCTTCGTCGACTCGGGCGACATCAAGGTGCTTGCCGTGCTCGCCGAAGACCGGCTGCCGGGCGAGTTCGGCGCCTTCCCGACGGCCAAGGAACAGGGCATCGACGCCATCGGCGCCAACTGGCGCGGTTTCTACGCCCCGGGCGGCATGTCCGACGAGGCTTTCGGTTTCTGGTCGACCGCCATCAAGACGGTCTACGATTCCGACGAATGGAAGAAGGTCATGGCTGACAACGGCCTGATGCCGCTCGATCTTCAGGGTGACGCCTTCACCGCCTTCGTCAAGGGACAGATCGAGGCGACCGAAGCGCTCAGCCGCGAAATCGGTATCCTCCAGTAA
- a CDS encoding aminopeptidase P family protein, which produces MIEEARQRTERLQTLMAQHGVEVALFTDESSIAYLAGFWGYLGIEFGRPTMLVIRPDEEPTVITPLMESEMVSEMTWVSDIRVWEDMGQRSWARVLGETLGDRVERLWVEKATLPAILRNFLDETFPATALADISPLLGGMRMIKSPLEISVMKQAGQIAGAMMRAAHESLAEGAREYESALAVIDAGTRAAAGFLTDRGWERFVSPMIHNLQIMQSGRDTAMVHRRANVRALERGDPVYFCFCNMAQFKQYKLGFDRMFHIAEISEEAARVQQAAIDAQQAAIAAIRPGVLAEDIAAAANDVYRERGYTTGYRTGRSIGVAYLEAPELKAGDKTMLQPGMTFAVDGGISIDGALGGRIGDSVVVTETGCEFLTDYPRELLITPH; this is translated from the coding sequence ATGATCGAGGAAGCCCGCCAGAGAACCGAGCGGCTGCAGACGCTGATGGCGCAGCACGGCGTCGAGGTCGCGCTCTTCACCGACGAGAGCTCGATCGCCTATCTCGCCGGGTTCTGGGGCTACCTCGGAATCGAATTCGGCCGCCCGACCATGCTGGTGATCCGTCCCGACGAGGAGCCGACGGTCATCACCCCGCTGATGGAATCGGAGATGGTCTCGGAAATGACCTGGGTCTCCGACATCCGGGTCTGGGAGGATATGGGCCAGCGTAGCTGGGCTCGCGTGCTCGGCGAGACGCTCGGTGATCGCGTGGAGAGACTCTGGGTCGAAAAAGCCACCCTGCCCGCCATCCTGCGCAATTTCCTCGACGAGACCTTTCCGGCAACGGCGCTCGCCGACATCTCCCCGCTGCTCGGCGGCATGCGGATGATCAAATCGCCGCTTGAGATCTCGGTGATGAAGCAGGCCGGTCAGATCGCCGGCGCGATGATGCGTGCCGCCCATGAGTCGCTGGCTGAAGGAGCGCGCGAATACGAGTCGGCGCTGGCCGTGATCGACGCCGGCACCCGCGCCGCCGCCGGCTTCCTGACCGACCGCGGATGGGAGCGCTTCGTTTCGCCGATGATCCACAATCTGCAGATCATGCAAAGCGGCCGCGACACTGCCATGGTTCATCGACGCGCCAATGTCCGCGCGCTGGAACGCGGCGATCCCGTCTATTTCTGCTTCTGCAACATGGCCCAGTTCAAGCAGTACAAGCTCGGCTTCGACCGCATGTTCCACATCGCGGAAATCTCCGAGGAAGCCGCCCGCGTTCAGCAGGCCGCCATCGACGCCCAGCAAGCGGCCATCGCCGCCATCCGCCCCGGCGTGCTCGCCGAGGATATCGCCGCCGCCGCCAACGACGTCTATCGCGAGCGCGGCTACACGACCGGTTACCGGACGGGACGCTCGATCGGCGTCGCCTATCTCGAAGCGCCTGAACTCAAGGCCGGCGACAAGACCATGCTGCAGCCCGGCATGACGTTTGCCGTCGACGGCGGCATCTCGATCGACGGCGCGCTCGGCGGCCGCATCGGAGATTCCGTCGTCGTCACCGAAACGGGTTGCGAGTTCCTCACCGACTATCCGCGCGAGCTGCTGATCACACCGCATTGA